One genomic region from Tachysurus vachellii isolate PV-2020 chromosome 22, HZAU_Pvac_v1, whole genome shotgun sequence encodes:
- the rpl29 gene encoding 60S ribosomal protein L29: protein MAKSKNHTTHNQSRKWHRNGIKKPRSHRYESLKGVDPKFLKNMRFAKKHNKKGLKKIAKQQAAK, encoded by the exons ATGGCAAAGTCTAagaaccacacaacacacaaccagt CCCGCAAGTGGCACAGAAACGGCATTAAGAAGCCTCGCTCTCATCGCTACGAGTCTCTAAAGGGG gtGGACCCTAAGTTTCTGAAGAACATGCGCTTTGCCAAGAAACACAATAAGAAAGGACTGAAGAAGATCGCCAAGCAGCAGGCAGCCAAATAA